GTTTTACACAACAACTTCTGTGCAACCTGCCAATCATGATTGTTTTATTTTGAATAATCAAGTCGTGGACGCTACCCGTGTTCATCACTTTTTGGATATTCTACGACAGCAGTTGGGCAACTTTACACCGTTGCAGGTTGTTTCTGAAAATCACGTACCTACAAGTGCTGGATTAGCCTCCTCTGCTTCAGCTTTTGCTGCATTAACGGGAGCTGTTACACACGAGCTAGGAATGGACCTATCCAAGGAAGAATTATCCCGCTTAGCCCGTCGTGGTTCCGGTTCAGCTAGTCGCTCTTTTTTTGGTAACTTCGCCATGTGGCATAAAGGTATTGACGACGCATCTTCTTTTGCCGAGAGCCTTAACGCACCTGAATTGCCCATTGCTTTGGTTGTTGCTGAAGTTTGTGATGCGCCTAAAAAAATAACTTCAACTGAGGGGATGAAACGTGCAGTTACCTCACCAAATTATGATCACTGGCTATCAAAGTCTGCTAATCAATTCATTGATATGCAACATGCCATACTAGATCA
The Leuconostoc suionicum genome window above contains:
- the mvaD gene encoding diphosphomevalonate decarboxylase, with the protein product MDSTLMKATAHTNIALIKYWGKRNTELNLPTTSSLSLTLDKFYTTTSVQPANHDCFILNNQVVDATRVHHFLDILRQQLGNFTPLQVVSENHVPTSAGLASSASAFAALTGAVTHELGMDLSKEELSRLARRGSGSASRSFFGNFAMWHKGIDDASSFAESLNAPELPIALVVAEVCDAPKKITSTEGMKRAVTSPNYDHWLSKSANQFIDMQHAILDQDIDKIGALAEDNALGMHALNLTATKSPFTYFTDKTQLILSLIQDMRHQGILAYATIDAGPNVKIITTAQEAPKIATILNHAIPSLKLEIAQSGPGISYD